A DNA window from Comamonas sp. 26 contains the following coding sequences:
- a CDS encoding long-chain fatty acid--CoA ligase has product MTTTFPQLLLKHATERPDAPALREKEYGIWQTWSWREAAQTVRHMACGLRALGLARGQNLAFISDNRPHVYMGFLAVQACGAVPIPLYQDAVAAEMMFVMEDAEIAFAFAENQEQVDKLLEVRESVASIRHIIYDDPRGLRKYDQPGLISTEDLLAKGKEWDAQNTGAYEAMIQAVQPEDVSVILYTSGTTGKPKGVCQTHASFGESARGGAQTDKLNASDNVICYLPPAWVGDHLFSFAQWLVAGFTINCPESAATISIDLREIGPSYYFAPPRIFEGMLTSVSIRMEDASPLKQWMYAKAMGVARRVGSDILDGKSVGAIDRLKYQLGNLFIYGPLRNAMGLSRIRVAYTAGAAIGPELFRFFRSIGINLKQLYGQTETCAYVCLQRDGQVELSSVGQAAPGIELKIADNGEVLVKGVSVLKEYYKRPDATAEVMDANGYFHTGDAGVIDASGQLRIIDRAKDVGKTSRGAMFAPNYIENKLKFFPHIKEAVCFGHGKDEVCAFINIDYEAVGNWAERQGLPYGGYVDLASKAKVLELVAECIGQVNADLASEPGMADTQVARFLVLHKELDPDDDELTRTRKVRRNFIADKYGVLIEALYTGKKEQFIETLVKFEDGRTGSVSATLSIVDASIHPAAVKAVA; this is encoded by the coding sequence ATGACAACCACGTTTCCGCAACTGCTGCTCAAGCACGCGACAGAGCGCCCCGATGCGCCCGCCTTGCGTGAGAAGGAGTACGGCATCTGGCAAACCTGGAGCTGGCGCGAAGCCGCCCAAACCGTGCGCCACATGGCCTGCGGCCTGCGTGCGCTGGGGCTTGCACGAGGACAGAACCTGGCTTTTATCAGCGACAACCGCCCGCATGTCTACATGGGTTTTCTGGCGGTGCAGGCCTGCGGGGCTGTTCCCATCCCGCTGTACCAGGATGCCGTGGCCGCCGAGATGATGTTTGTGATGGAGGACGCAGAAATCGCGTTTGCCTTTGCTGAAAATCAGGAGCAGGTGGACAAGCTGCTGGAAGTGCGCGAGAGCGTTGCCAGCATTCGCCACATCATTTATGACGACCCGCGTGGCCTGCGCAAGTACGACCAGCCCGGTCTCATCAGCACCGAAGATCTGCTGGCCAAGGGCAAAGAGTGGGATGCGCAAAACACCGGTGCGTATGAGGCCATGATTCAGGCCGTTCAACCTGAGGATGTCTCGGTCATCCTCTACACCTCGGGCACCACCGGCAAACCCAAGGGCGTGTGCCAGACTCACGCCAGCTTTGGCGAATCCGCTCGCGGCGGTGCGCAGACCGATAAGCTCAATGCTTCAGACAACGTCATCTGCTACCTGCCCCCAGCCTGGGTCGGTGACCATCTGTTTTCCTTTGCGCAGTGGCTGGTGGCGGGTTTCACCATCAACTGCCCGGAATCTGCGGCCACCATCTCCATCGACCTGCGCGAGATTGGCCCCAGCTACTACTTTGCGCCGCCCCGCATTTTCGAAGGCATGCTGACTTCGGTCTCCATCCGCATGGAAGACGCGTCGCCACTCAAGCAATGGATGTACGCCAAGGCCATGGGCGTGGCCCGCCGCGTGGGCTCGGACATTCTGGATGGCAAGAGCGTGGGCGCCATCGACCGGCTCAAGTACCAGCTGGGCAATCTCTTCATCTACGGGCCGCTGCGCAACGCCATGGGTCTGTCGCGCATTCGGGTGGCCTATACGGCGGGTGCGGCCATCGGCCCTGAGCTGTTTCGCTTCTTTCGCTCCATCGGCATCAACCTCAAGCAGCTCTATGGCCAGACCGAGACCTGCGCCTATGTCTGCCTGCAGCGCGACGGGCAGGTTGAACTCTCCAGCGTGGGACAGGCAGCACCCGGTATTGAGCTAAAAATTGCCGACAACGGCGAGGTACTGGTCAAGGGCGTATCCGTGCTCAAGGAGTACTACAAGCGCCCCGACGCAACGGCCGAAGTGATGGATGCCAACGGCTACTTTCACACCGGCGATGCCGGCGTGATCGACGCCAGCGGCCAGCTGCGCATCATCGACCGCGCCAAGGACGTAGGCAAGACCAGCCGCGGTGCCATGTTTGCGCCCAACTACATCGAAAACAAGCTCAAGTTCTTCCCCCACATCAAGGAAGCCGTGTGCTTTGGCCATGGCAAGGACGAGGTCTGCGCCTTCATCAACATCGACTATGAAGCTGTCGGCAACTGGGCCGAGCGCCAGGGCCTGCCCTATGGCGGTTATGTCGATCTGGCCAGCAAGGCCAAGGTTCTGGAACTGGTGGCCGAATGCATCGGCCAGGTCAACGCCGACCTGGCCAGCGAGCCCGGCATGGCCGACACCCAGGTAGCGCGCTTTCTGGTGCTGCACAAAGAGCTGGACCCCGATGACGACGAGCTGACCCGTACCCGCAAGGTGCGCCGCAACTTCATTGCCGACAAATACGGCGTGCTGATTGAGGCACTGTACACGGGCAAAAAAGAGCAGTTCATTGAGACGCTGGTGAAGTTTGAGGACGGCCGCACCGGCAGCGTCAGCGCCACGCTGTCCATCGTGGATGCAAGCATCCATCCCGCCGCCGTCAAAGCCGTCGCCTGA
- a CDS encoding Crp/Fnr family transcriptional regulator has translation MSQELSLHQRRRKPLDVELEGIPWWPVLLPLERENVQRVLVVGDAEPGDYVCRTGHSPTYWFGVVDGLFKMNTENADGVSMTLAGLPPGGWFGEGTVIKREPYRYNVQALRKSVVGGLPIDMFHWLLDHSIGFNRFVMNQLNERLGQFIAAREIDRMSNPDLRVARSLAALFNPLLYPGVGQVLRITQQELANLVGLSRQRVNEALSVLQRERVIQIEYGGLRVLDLEALRYGQFSSPRKAVA, from the coding sequence ATGAGTCAAGAACTGTCATTGCATCAAAGGCGTCGCAAGCCTTTGGATGTGGAGCTGGAGGGTATTCCGTGGTGGCCGGTGCTGCTGCCCCTTGAGCGCGAGAACGTGCAGCGCGTGCTGGTGGTGGGGGATGCCGAGCCCGGAGACTATGTCTGCCGCACCGGCCATTCGCCGACCTACTGGTTTGGCGTGGTTGATGGTCTGTTCAAGATGAACACCGAGAACGCCGACGGTGTCAGCATGACGCTGGCCGGGCTGCCGCCAGGCGGCTGGTTTGGCGAGGGAACGGTCATCAAGCGCGAGCCTTATCGCTACAACGTGCAGGCCTTGCGCAAAAGCGTGGTGGGCGGCTTGCCCATTGACATGTTTCACTGGCTGCTTGATCACTCCATTGGCTTTAACCGCTTTGTGATGAACCAGCTCAATGAACGACTGGGCCAGTTCATCGCTGCGCGCGAGATTGACCGCATGAGCAACCCCGACCTGCGCGTGGCGCGCAGTCTGGCCGCGCTGTTTAACCCCTTGCTTTACCCCGGCGTGGGGCAGGTGCTGCGCATTACTCAGCAGGAACTTGCCAATCTCGTCGGTTTGTCGCGTCAGCGCGTGAACGAGGCGCTGTCTGTGCTGCAGCGCGAGCGGGTGATTCAGATCGAGTACGGCGGCCTGCGTGTGCTCGACCTTGAAGCGCTGCGTTATGGCCAATTCAGCTCGCCGCGCAAGGCTGTGGCCTGA
- a CDS encoding LysR family transcriptional regulator has protein sequence MDLRDLRYFETIAELEHIGQATERLHRTQPALTSCIRRLEAECGAPLFEKSGRGIRLTAAGQVLLKWAQRLRFDAEDAKREIADMALGLSGHIRLGIVPTAAQFLLPQAARQLMAQAPEVTLRTVVGLVDTLRPQLQSGAIDLLVGTEGPDEPGYISQVLTSDTIVVAASAEHEIHRIQPVLRDLTAYRWVLQPPGAPTRDWLDHTFDRKRLPRPRVQVESTMLLMLPALIAETKLLSFISRHHLESAHAASRLREVPIKETTMTRRLVVTYREKSYVAPAARLLIDLLSSAAASD, from the coding sequence ATGGACCTGCGTGATCTTCGCTACTTTGAAACCATTGCGGAGCTCGAACATATTGGGCAAGCAACAGAGCGCCTGCACCGGACCCAGCCGGCATTGACGAGCTGCATACGCCGGTTGGAAGCAGAGTGCGGAGCGCCCTTGTTCGAAAAGTCAGGCCGCGGTATTCGGCTGACAGCGGCTGGTCAGGTCTTGCTCAAATGGGCGCAACGCCTGCGCTTCGACGCTGAAGATGCAAAACGAGAAATCGCAGACATGGCCCTCGGCCTGTCTGGCCACATTCGCCTGGGCATCGTGCCGACCGCTGCACAATTTCTGTTGCCACAGGCTGCACGCCAACTCATGGCCCAGGCGCCGGAAGTCACGTTGCGAACCGTGGTGGGGCTGGTCGACACGCTGCGCCCGCAACTGCAATCGGGAGCGATTGATTTGCTGGTGGGTACTGAAGGCCCAGATGAGCCCGGCTATATCTCACAGGTACTAACATCGGACACCATCGTCGTGGCGGCCAGTGCTGAGCATGAAATACACCGCATACAACCGGTTTTGCGGGATTTAACGGCATACCGCTGGGTGCTGCAACCTCCGGGGGCCCCCACCCGGGATTGGCTGGATCACACATTTGACCGTAAACGCCTGCCGCGCCCCAGGGTGCAGGTAGAAAGCACCATGCTATTGATGCTGCCAGCATTGATCGCAGAGACCAAGCTGCTTAGCTTCATCTCACGTCATCACCTGGAGAGTGCTCATGCTGCATCCCGCCTGCGTGAAGTACCCATCAAGGAAACAACGATGACCCGGCGGCTCGTGGTCACCTACCGTGAGAAAAGCTATGTAGCGCCTGCAGCCAGACTATTGATCGATTTACTGTCCAGTGCGGCAGCCAGCGATTAA
- a CDS encoding RraA family protein produces the protein MSQAAALPDVVRDIARVDAQVVEQAAQFPSSILADVAGRRGGLHGRIAPLASSMRFAGPAITVEVRPGDNLMIHAAMAVAQPGDVIVVDGKGDLSSALMGEIMSQQCVALGIAAVVIDGAVRDSEAIRELGFPMYAAGLNPNGPTKFVPGRLNHPISIGGVTVNPGDLVVGDADGVTVIERAKAAAMLPLAADKVAAETKRIADIQNRLALAPAWLDGALRAAGVIREGEKL, from the coding sequence ATGAGTCAAGCCGCTGCATTGCCTGATGTGGTTCGCGATATTGCGCGCGTCGATGCGCAAGTGGTTGAACAAGCTGCCCAATTTCCTTCGTCCATCCTGGCCGATGTGGCCGGCCGCCGTGGCGGGCTGCATGGTCGCATTGCGCCGCTGGCTTCCAGCATGCGTTTTGCGGGGCCAGCCATCACCGTCGAGGTGCGCCCAGGCGACAACCTGATGATTCATGCCGCCATGGCCGTGGCACAGCCCGGTGATGTCATCGTGGTGGATGGCAAGGGTGACCTCTCCAGTGCTCTGATGGGGGAAATCATGTCCCAGCAATGTGTAGCCCTTGGCATTGCCGCCGTGGTGATTGATGGCGCGGTGCGTGATAGTGAAGCCATCCGCGAACTGGGCTTTCCCATGTATGCCGCAGGCCTGAACCCGAATGGGCCGACCAAATTTGTTCCCGGTCGTTTGAATCACCCCATCTCCATTGGCGGCGTGACCGTCAACCCAGGTGACCTGGTGGTGGGTGATGCCGATGGTGTGACTGTCATTGAGCGCGCCAAGGCTGCGGCGATGCTGCCGCTGGCTGCTGACAAAGTGGCGGCTGAAACCAAGCGCATTGCCGACATTCAAAATCGCCTAGCGCTGGCTCCCGCATGGCTGGACGGTGCGCTGCGCGCTGCAGGAGTGATCCGCGAAGGGGAAAAGCTGTGA
- a CDS encoding tripartite tricarboxylate transporter substrate binding protein, producing the protein MLLNRRTLVTFCVFAAAAATSHAQTYPNRPIRVVVPFPAGGGTDIIAREVTQKVTSTTGWVFVVENKPGAAGNMGVDMAVKAAADGYTIVLGQSSNLAISPSLYAKMPYDSVKDLMPIVQVANAPFVLVTGTNGPYKTLADVVKAAKAKPKHLNFASPGNGTVAHLTGELLQSAAGIKMQHVPYKGAAQALTDVVSGNVDLYLGSVPTLIGQIRQGKMRSLAVTSAKRVDDLPDVPSINESGYKGFDAVTWFGLLAPTGTPKEVIAKLNSEFNKALGQADLRKKLGDQGAIPVGGTPEQFAALIKEDIVRWGQVVKQSGARID; encoded by the coding sequence ATGTTGCTGAACCGTCGTACCTTGGTCACGTTCTGTGTTTTCGCTGCTGCAGCAGCGACGTCGCACGCACAGACCTATCCCAATCGCCCCATCCGAGTCGTTGTGCCCTTCCCTGCTGGCGGCGGAACCGACATCATTGCGCGCGAAGTCACACAAAAAGTGACCAGCACCACAGGCTGGGTCTTTGTGGTGGAGAACAAGCCCGGTGCTGCTGGCAATATGGGGGTAGATATGGCCGTCAAGGCAGCTGCGGATGGCTACACCATCGTGCTAGGACAGTCCAGCAACCTCGCGATCAGTCCGTCGCTGTACGCCAAGATGCCCTATGACTCGGTGAAAGATTTGATGCCCATCGTGCAGGTTGCTAACGCGCCCTTTGTGCTGGTAACAGGTACCAATGGGCCGTACAAGACACTTGCTGATGTGGTGAAAGCGGCCAAAGCCAAACCCAAGCATCTCAACTTTGCCTCCCCTGGCAACGGCACGGTGGCGCATCTGACCGGCGAGCTGCTGCAGTCGGCAGCAGGAATCAAGATGCAGCATGTCCCCTACAAAGGTGCAGCTCAGGCATTGACCGATGTCGTCAGCGGAAATGTGGATCTGTACCTAGGCTCTGTACCCACGTTGATTGGACAGATCCGGCAAGGCAAGATGCGCTCGCTGGCCGTGACCTCTGCCAAGCGAGTGGATGACCTGCCTGACGTACCGAGCATCAACGAATCTGGCTACAAAGGCTTTGACGCCGTGACATGGTTTGGATTGCTTGCGCCTACCGGAACGCCCAAAGAAGTGATTGCCAAGCTCAACAGCGAATTCAATAAAGCCCTGGGTCAGGCGGATCTGCGGAAAAAACTCGGCGATCAAGGTGCCATTCCTGTCGGCGGCACTCCTGAGCAGTTTGCCGCTTTGATCAAAGAAGACATCGTGCGCTGGGGGCAGGTGGTCAAGCAGTCCGGCGCGCGCATCGACTGA
- a CDS encoding pseudouridine synthase, which produces MSVNTPKDSGTPGAGNSSASSDSSSERPVLRAPAKAERPAEDRGYRSGGDRSDRGPRSDAPRGDRGARPQRDDRPRSSGYGRPEQGRPSRDDGDRRGGFAPRDDRPRFNRDERPAQGGERSFGGGDRGFRPYGESRDGDRGGDRPQNRDFGDRPRSSGFGRPDQGRPERSEGGDRREFRPRDDRRDDRPQGGRDFGDRPRSSGFGRPDQGRPERSEGGDRREFRPRDDRRDDRPQGGRDFGDRPRSSGFGRPDQGRPERSEGGERREFRPRDDRRDDRPQGGRDFGDRPRSSGFGRPDQGRPERSEGGERREFRPRDDRRDDRPQGGRDFGDRPQNRGFGRPERSEGGERREFRPRDDERRDYQPRDAERRGGDRFEGRRDERPQGRDFGDRPQNRGFGDRPEGRSFDRNDRGDRRNDERRGERGGDRRDDRGGEPEKRHIPGSFISEATRRPTTGIRTYRPAADGSDRVIPVKLPEVEARQDDRPGAVRINKRIADMGMCSRREADEWVENGWVTVNGEVAIMGQNVVPGDKVEIDQKAQERQEQQVTILLHKPMGYVSGQAEDGHEPAVVLFTNENRWNEDRSKTRFNFSQLKGLAPCGRLDIDSVGLLVMTQDGRVARQIIGEDSEVDKEYLVRVTMGDRDLDIQSVFPEEKLELLRHGLSLDDQPLQPAKVDWQNPEQLRFVLTEGKKRQIRRMCEQVGLRVVGLKRIRIGGVTLGNLPVGQWRYLGQNETF; this is translated from the coding sequence ATGTCAGTCAATACTCCTAAAGATTCCGGCACCCCAGGTGCTGGCAATTCCTCCGCGTCGTCCGATTCCTCGTCGGAACGCCCTGTTTTGCGTGCACCAGCCAAGGCCGAGAGGCCCGCTGAAGACCGTGGCTACCGATCCGGCGGCGACCGCTCCGATCGCGGCCCCCGCAGCGATGCACCGCGTGGTGATCGCGGTGCACGCCCTCAACGTGACGATCGTCCGCGTTCCTCCGGCTATGGTCGCCCTGAACAAGGTCGCCCATCCCGCGATGACGGCGACCGCCGTGGTGGCTTTGCCCCACGTGATGATCGTCCCCGCTTTAACCGCGATGAACGCCCCGCTCAAGGCGGCGAGCGCAGCTTCGGCGGTGGTGACCGTGGCTTCCGCCCTTACGGCGAGTCGCGTGATGGTGATCGCGGTGGCGATCGTCCTCAAAACCGTGACTTTGGTGACCGTCCACGTTCGTCCGGCTTTGGCCGTCCTGACCAAGGTCGCCCAGAGCGCTCCGAAGGTGGCGATCGCCGCGAGTTCCGTCCGCGTGACGATCGCCGTGATGACCGCCCTCAAGGTGGTCGTGACTTTGGTGACCGTCCACGTTCGTCCGGTTTTGGCCGTCCTGACCAAGGCCGTCCAGAGCGCTCCGAAGGTGGCGATCGCCGCGAGTTCCGCCCGCGTGACGACCGCCGTGATGACCGCCCTCAAGGCGGCCGTGACTTTGGTGACCGTCCACGTTCTTCCGGTTTTGGTCGTCCTGACCAAGGTCGCCCAGAGCGTTCCGAAGGTGGCGAACGCCGCGAGTTCCGTCCTCGTGACGACCGCCGTGATGACCGCCCTCAAGGTGGTCGTGACTTTGGTGACCGTCCACGTTCCTCCGGTTTTGGCCGTCCTGACCAAGGCCGTCCAGAGCGTTCCGAAGGTGGCGAGCGCCGCGAGTTCCGTCCGCGTGACGACCGCCGCGATGACCGTCCTCAAGGCGGCCGTGACTTTGGTGATCGCCCACAAAACCGTGGCTTTGGTCGCCCGGAGCGCTCCGAAGGTGGTGAGCGCCGTGAATTCCGTCCCCGTGACGACGAACGCCGCGACTATCAACCGCGTGACGCTGAGCGTCGTGGTGGTGACCGCTTTGAAGGCCGCCGTGATGAGCGCCCTCAAGGTCGTGACTTTGGTGATCGTCCACAGAACCGTGGTTTTGGTGACCGTCCTGAAGGCCGTTCCTTTGACCGAAACGACCGTGGTGATCGCCGCAATGACGAGCGCCGTGGTGAACGCGGTGGCGATCGTCGTGATGACCGTGGTGGCGAGCCTGAAAAGCGCCATATCCCCGGCTCGTTTATTTCTGAAGCGACCCGCCGCCCAACGACCGGTATCCGCACTTACCGTCCTGCCGCTGATGGCTCGGATCGCGTGATTCCCGTCAAGCTGCCCGAAGTGGAAGCCCGTCAGGATGACCGTCCCGGTGCAGTTCGCATCAACAAGCGCATCGCTGACATGGGCATGTGCTCGCGTCGCGAGGCCGATGAGTGGGTGGAAAACGGCTGGGTGACGGTCAACGGCGAAGTCGCCATCATGGGCCAGAACGTGGTTCCCGGCGACAAGGTTGAGATCGACCAGAAGGCGCAGGAGCGCCAGGAACAGCAAGTCACCATCCTGCTGCACAAGCCCATGGGTTATGTGAGCGGTCAGGCTGAAGACGGTCACGAACCGGCTGTGGTGCTGTTCACCAACGAGAACCGCTGGAACGAAGACCGCAGCAAGACCCGCTTCAACTTCAGCCAGCTCAAGGGTCTGGCACCTTGCGGTCGTCTGGACATTGACTCCGTGGGCCTGCTGGTGATGACTCAGGATGGCCGCGTGGCCCGCCAGATCATTGGCGAGGATTCCGAAGTCGACAAGGAATACCTGGTGCGCGTGACCATGGGTGACCGTGATCTGGACATTCAGTCTGTCTTCCCTGAAGAAAAGCTGGAACTGCTGCGCCATGGCCTGTCGCTGGACGACCAGCCTCTGCAGCCCGCCAAGGTGGACTGGCAGAACCCCGAGCAGCTGCGTTTTGTGCTGACCGAAGGCAAGAAGCGCCAGATTCGCCGTATGTGCGAGCAGGTAGGTCTGCGCGTGGTGGGCCTCAAGCGCATCCGCATCGGCGGCGTGACTCTGGGCAACTTGCCTGTGGGTCAGTGGCGTTATCTGGGTCAAAACGAGACGTTTTGA
- a CDS encoding NAD(P)-dependent oxidoreductase, whose translation MSKRPIFLVTGADLAPQALALLTDFDMVYAGKTPSEDDVVRLCQQHDPVGIIVRYSKVGKQAMDAAPSLRVISKHGSGTDTIDKQAAEERGIRVVAAVGANAAAVAEQALALMLACAKSVVQLDQRMRAGHWDKATHKNVELEGRTVGVVGLGAIGLRFAKVADAMGMRVLGFDPYAKELPAFVQRADWSAILSESDVISLHCPLTNENAHLLNASTLAECKSGVLIVNTARGGLIDEQALLDAVKSGQVGAAGLDSFAIEPMVHPHRFHAEPRIVLSPHIGGITADAYVKMGVASAHNALQVLKA comes from the coding sequence GTGAGCAAGCGCCCCATTTTTTTGGTGACAGGCGCAGACCTGGCGCCCCAGGCCCTGGCATTGTTGACCGACTTCGACATGGTCTATGCGGGCAAGACACCCTCTGAAGACGACGTGGTACGCCTTTGCCAACAGCATGACCCGGTGGGCATCATCGTTCGCTACAGCAAGGTGGGGAAGCAGGCCATGGATGCAGCGCCCAGCCTGCGGGTGATTTCCAAGCATGGCAGCGGCACGGACACCATAGACAAACAGGCGGCTGAGGAGCGTGGAATTAGGGTCGTCGCTGCCGTAGGTGCCAATGCAGCAGCCGTCGCGGAGCAGGCCCTGGCTCTGATGCTGGCATGTGCCAAATCAGTGGTCCAGTTGGACCAACGCATGCGCGCAGGCCATTGGGACAAGGCTACGCACAAAAATGTGGAGCTCGAAGGGCGCACAGTCGGCGTCGTGGGCTTAGGTGCCATCGGTTTGCGTTTTGCCAAAGTGGCGGATGCCATGGGCATGCGGGTGCTGGGCTTTGATCCCTATGCCAAAGAGCTGCCGGCTTTTGTGCAGCGGGCAGATTGGAGCGCAATTCTGAGTGAATCGGACGTCATCTCTTTGCACTGCCCTTTGACGAATGAAAACGCTCACTTGCTCAATGCAAGCACTTTGGCTGAATGCAAATCTGGCGTGCTCATCGTGAATACAGCCAGAGGTGGCTTGATTGATGAGCAAGCTCTACTGGACGCGGTGAAGAGTGGTCAAGTCGGCGCTGCAGGTTTGGACAGCTTTGCGATAGAACCCATGGTCCATCCCCATCGATTTCATGCAGAGCCGCGCATCGTATTAAGTCCACATATCGGCGGGATCACGGCCGATGCCTATGTAAAGATGGGTGTCGCATCCGCACACAATGCGCTGCAGGTTTTAAAAGCCTGA
- the htpG gene encoding molecular chaperone HtpG, with amino-acid sequence MTKQTHSFQAEVAQLLHLVTHSLYSNQEIFLRELISNASDACDKLRFEALADASLYGDQPNLEVRVSFDKAAKTLTITDTGIGMTEQEAIDNLGTIAKSGTKAFMDKLSGDQKADSQLIGQFGVGFYSGFIVADKITVETRRAGAPASEGVRWISGGTGDFEIEKIERAERGTSITLHLRDDAEEFLNGYKLKQVIAKYSDHISLPILMEKEEWKEGENDQPGEMVKTGEWETVNKASALWTRAKKDITEEQYKEFYKAISHDFEDPLTWSHNRVEGNTEYTQLLYIPGKAPFDLYQRDKHAGIKLYVKRVFIMDDAEALMPQYLRFVKGVIDSANLPLNVSRELLQESRDVKLIREGSAKRVLSMLEDLARHDKHEAGADGVTDVVDADDKAKEGKFTQFYNEFGAVLKEGLGEDQANKDRIAKLLRFASTTHDGLNTSFADYKARMQDGQDAIYYITADTLAAAKNSPQLEVFKKKGIEVLLMTDRVDEWALNFVQEFDGTPLQSVAKGAVDLGKLQNEEEKKAAEEAAEVFKPVLAKLKDALKDKADDVRATSRLVDSPACLVVSDDGMSLQLARLLKQAGQAAPESKPVLEVNPDHPLVKKLDGSVHFHDLAQILFDQAVLAEGGLPEDPAAYVKRVNALLA; translated from the coding sequence ATGACAAAGCAAACCCATTCCTTTCAGGCCGAAGTGGCCCAACTGCTCCACCTGGTTACGCATTCGCTGTATTCCAACCAGGAAATTTTCCTGCGCGAGCTGATCTCCAATGCTTCGGATGCTTGCGACAAGCTGCGCTTTGAAGCGCTGGCTGATGCCAGCCTGTACGGTGATCAGCCCAATCTGGAAGTGCGCGTGTCCTTTGACAAGGCCGCCAAGACGCTGACGATTACCGACACCGGTATCGGCATGACCGAGCAGGAAGCCATCGACAACCTGGGCACGATCGCCAAGAGCGGTACCAAGGCGTTCATGGACAAGCTGTCTGGTGACCAGAAGGCGGATTCGCAGCTGATCGGCCAGTTTGGCGTGGGCTTTTACTCCGGCTTCATCGTGGCCGACAAGATCACTGTGGAAACCCGCCGTGCCGGTGCTCCTGCTTCTGAAGGCGTGCGCTGGATCAGCGGCGGCACGGGCGACTTCGAGATCGAGAAAATCGAGCGCGCCGAGCGTGGCACCAGCATCACCTTGCACCTGCGTGATGACGCTGAAGAATTCCTCAATGGCTACAAGCTCAAGCAAGTCATTGCCAAGTACTCCGACCACATCAGCCTGCCCATCTTGATGGAAAAGGAAGAGTGGAAGGAAGGCGAGAACGATCAGCCCGGCGAGATGGTCAAGACCGGCGAATGGGAAACCGTGAACAAGGCCAGCGCCCTGTGGACCCGCGCCAAGAAGGACATTACCGAAGAGCAGTACAAGGAGTTCTACAAGGCCATCAGCCATGACTTTGAAGACCCGCTGACCTGGAGCCACAACCGCGTTGAAGGCAATACCGAGTACACGCAGCTGCTCTACATTCCTGGCAAGGCCCCGTTTGATCTGTACCAGCGCGACAAGCATGCCGGTATTAAGCTCTATGTGAAGCGCGTCTTCATCATGGACGACGCCGAAGCGCTGATGCCCCAGTATCTGCGCTTTGTGAAGGGTGTGATCGACTCGGCCAATCTGCCGCTGAACGTCAGCCGCGAGCTGCTGCAGGAAAGCCGCGATGTGAAGCTGATCCGCGAAGGCTCGGCCAAGCGCGTGCTGTCCATGCTGGAAGATCTGGCCCGCCACGACAAGCATGAAGCCGGTGCTGACGGCGTGACCGATGTGGTGGATGCTGACGACAAGGCCAAGGAAGGCAAGTTCACTCAGTTCTACAACGAGTTCGGTGCCGTGCTCAAGGAAGGCCTGGGCGAAGACCAAGCCAACAAGGATCGCATTGCCAAGTTGCTGCGCTTTGCATCGACCACACATGACGGCCTGAACACCTCGTTTGCCGATTACAAGGCCCGCATGCAGGATGGCCAGGACGCCATTTACTACATCACCGCCGATACGCTGGCCGCTGCCAAGAACAGCCCACAGCTGGAAGTCTTCAAGAAAAAGGGCATTGAAGTGCTCTTGATGACGGACCGCGTGGACGAATGGGCGCTGAACTTTGTGCAAGAGTTTGACGGCACGCCGCTGCAATCCGTGGCCAAGGGTGCTGTGGACCTGGGCAAGCTGCAAAATGAAGAAGAGAAGAAGGCGGCTGAAGAAGCGGCTGAAGTCTTCAAGCCCGTGCTGGCCAAGCTGAAAGATGCCCTGAAGGACAAGGCGGATGACGTGCGTGCTACCAGCCGTCTGGTGGATTCGCCCGCTTGCCTGGTCGTCAGCGATGACGGCATGAGCCTGCAGCTGGCTCGCTTGCTCAAGCAGGCCGGTCAGGCAGCGCCTGAATCCAAGCCCGTGCTGGAAGTGAACCCCGACCACCCGCTGGTCAAGAAGCTGGACGGCTCCGTGCACTTCCATGACCTGGCGCAGATTCTGTTTGACCAGGCCGTGCTGGCCGAAGGCGGTCTGCCCGAAGACCCAGCCGCCTACGTCAAACGTGTGAACGCGCTGCTGGCTTAA